A genomic window from Bradyrhizobium lupini includes:
- a CDS encoding thiamine pyrophosphate-binding protein — translation MHSLQSNPDTRADDWPSELYRILKAADVRQMFYVPDAGHSQLIRLFSADRDVTTNVLTTEEEGVAIAAGAWLGGQRSVLLMQSSGVGNCINMLSLSAIGRFPLLMLVTMRGEWAEFNPWQVPMSRATQPSLEAIGLKVMRAETAEDLVETVESAAALAYDSDQQIAVLIGQRLIGKKKW, via the coding sequence GTGCACAGCCTTCAATCCAATCCCGACACGCGCGCAGACGATTGGCCGTCCGAGCTCTACCGCATCCTGAAAGCCGCCGACGTGCGGCAGATGTTCTACGTTCCCGATGCCGGTCACAGCCAGCTCATCCGCCTGTTCTCCGCCGACCGCGACGTCACCACCAACGTGCTGACGACGGAAGAGGAGGGCGTCGCCATCGCCGCAGGCGCCTGGCTCGGCGGCCAGCGTAGCGTGCTCTTGATGCAGTCGAGCGGGGTCGGCAATTGCATCAACATGCTGTCGCTGTCGGCGATCGGACGATTTCCACTGCTGATGCTGGTGACGATGCGCGGCGAATGGGCCGAGTTCAATCCCTGGCAGGTGCCGATGAGCCGTGCGACGCAGCCCTCGCTGGAAGCGATTGGTTTGAAGGTGATGCGCGCGGAGACGGCGGAGGATCTGGTCGAGACCGTGGAATCGGCCGCAGCGCTCGCCTACGATTCCGATCAGCAGATCGCGGTGCTGATCGGGCAACGCCTGATCGGCAAGAAGAAGTGGTGA
- a CDS encoding thiamine pyrophosphate-dependent enzyme, producing the protein MPMQAQLDRRAAVAALLKNRKDTLVVSGLGSPTYDLHSVGDHDGNFYLWGAMGGAALIGLGLAQAQPGKRVLALTGDGEQLMGLGGIATIGVARPRNLDIVVIDNQHFGETGMQASHTGRGVDLTAIAVACGFAATGTVRTLEEVERLATQLDEPADGPRLFVIKVLAENPPRSLPSRDAVFIKNRFRAHLSFASV; encoded by the coding sequence ATGCCAATGCAAGCTCAGCTCGACCGCCGCGCCGCCGTCGCCGCGCTCCTGAAGAATCGCAAGGACACGCTGGTCGTGTCCGGCCTCGGCTCGCCGACCTATGATCTTCATTCGGTCGGCGACCATGACGGCAATTTCTATCTCTGGGGCGCCATGGGCGGCGCCGCGCTGATCGGGCTTGGCCTCGCGCAAGCCCAGCCGGGAAAGCGCGTCCTCGCTTTGACCGGGGATGGCGAGCAATTGATGGGCCTCGGCGGCATCGCCACCATCGGCGTCGCGCGCCCGCGCAATCTCGACATCGTCGTGATCGACAACCAGCATTTTGGCGAGACCGGTATGCAGGCCAGCCACACCGGGCGCGGCGTCGATCTCACTGCGATCGCTGTGGCCTGCGGCTTTGCCGCGACCGGGACCGTGCGGACGCTCGAGGAGGTGGAACGTCTGGCGACGCAGCTCGACGAGCCGGCCGATGGCCCGCGCCTTTTTGTCATCAAGGTTCTGGCCGAAAATCCGCCGCGCTCGCTACCCTCGCGCGATGCCGTCTTTATCAAGAACCGGTTCCGTGCTCATCTTAGCTTCGCGTCGGTCTGA
- a CDS encoding SDR family NAD(P)-dependent oxidoreductase produces the protein MKLSGKVAAITGAARGIGKACAKRFLDDGVKVVISDVDAEGLAATAAELARPDALRTVVGNVAKRADVDQLVATAAKEFGRLDIMVNNAGVARNRDLLEISEEEFDEIIGINLKGAFFGVQAAAKQMIAQGGGGVIINMSSVNALLAIPALATYAMSKGGMKQLTSVAAVALAPHNIRVVAVGPGTILTDMVASSIYTSEDARKTVMSRTPAGRGGEPSEVASVVAFLASDDASYITGQTIYPDGGRLILNYTVPVK, from the coding sequence ATGAAACTATCCGGCAAGGTCGCCGCCATCACCGGCGCGGCGCGCGGTATCGGCAAGGCTTGCGCAAAGCGATTCCTGGACGACGGCGTCAAGGTCGTCATCTCGGATGTCGATGCCGAGGGCTTGGCCGCGACGGCCGCCGAACTCGCGCGACCGGATGCCTTGCGCACTGTCGTCGGCAATGTCGCAAAGCGTGCCGATGTCGACCAGCTGGTCGCAACTGCCGCAAAAGAGTTCGGCCGGCTCGATATCATGGTCAACAATGCCGGCGTCGCTCGCAACCGGGACCTCCTGGAGATCTCCGAAGAGGAATTCGATGAAATCATCGGCATCAACCTGAAGGGCGCGTTCTTCGGCGTGCAGGCGGCGGCGAAGCAGATGATCGCGCAAGGCGGCGGCGGGGTCATCATCAACATGTCCTCGGTCAATGCACTGCTGGCAATCCCGGCGCTTGCGACCTACGCCATGTCCAAGGGCGGCATGAAGCAGCTCACCTCGGTCGCTGCCGTCGCACTCGCTCCGCACAATATTCGTGTCGTCGCGGTCGGGCCGGGCACGATTCTGACCGACATGGTGGCATCGTCCATCTACACCTCGGAAGATGCCCGCAAGACCGTGATGTCACGCACGCCGGCCGGCCGTGGCGGCGAGCCGAGCGAAGTTGCCTCCGTCGTCGCGTTTCTTGCGAGTGACGATGCGTCCTACATCACGGGGCAGACGATCTATCCAGATGGTGGGCGGTTGATTCTGAATTACACGGTGCCGGTGAAGTAG
- a CDS encoding IclR family transcriptional regulator gives MLRALARSGEPMMLRDLAREAGMTPAKAHPYLASFSRIGLIEQDETTGRYEIGALALELGLISLRRLSGVRIAGPKIAALASQIGHAVSLAVWGTHGPTVVQLEEPGQPVHIVMRAGSVMALLETATGRAFAAFLPEKTINAALESGLDRYGVGYNPKRAVKGAKVTEMLTEVRKHGLARALGDPLPGVNAFSAPVFDHSGHVALVITAMGPEGTFDARWDSPIAHALRDCAGGISKRLGHGMTAAAE, from the coding sequence TTGCTCCGCGCCCTCGCCCGCAGCGGCGAGCCGATGATGCTGCGCGATCTTGCACGCGAGGCCGGCATGACGCCGGCCAAGGCGCATCCCTATCTCGCCAGCTTCTCCCGCATCGGCCTGATCGAGCAGGACGAGACCACCGGCCGTTACGAGATCGGCGCACTGGCGCTGGAGCTCGGCCTGATCAGCCTGCGCCGACTGTCCGGCGTACGCATCGCAGGACCGAAGATCGCGGCGCTCGCAAGCCAGATCGGGCATGCGGTCTCGCTCGCGGTCTGGGGCACGCACGGCCCCACCGTGGTGCAGCTCGAAGAACCCGGCCAGCCCGTTCACATCGTGATGCGCGCCGGTTCGGTGATGGCGCTGCTGGAGACGGCCACGGGCCGGGCCTTTGCCGCCTTCCTGCCGGAAAAGACGATCAACGCCGCACTCGAAAGCGGCCTCGATCGTTACGGCGTCGGCTATAATCCGAAGCGCGCTGTGAAAGGCGCGAAGGTCACTGAGATGCTCACAGAGGTCCGCAAGCACGGCCTCGCCCGCGCGCTCGGCGACCCCCTGCCCGGCGTCAACGCATTCTCTGCGCCGGTGTTCGACCATTCCGGCCATGTCGCGCTGGTAATCACCGCGATGGGGCCGGAAGGCACTTTTGACGCGCGCTGGGACAGCCCGATCGCCCATGCGCTACGCGATTGCGCGGGCGGCATTTCGAAACGACTGGGTCACGGGATGACGGCTGCGGCGGAGTGA
- a CDS encoding FAD-dependent oxidoreductase, which produces MTGNERNETYECDVLVAGSGCSGMSAAITARYHGLDVLIVEKEPRFGGTTARSGGWLWIPGTSLAKAYGIEETPEQARTYLRHEAGNNFDAARVDAFLSAGPEAIDFFTSKTALRFDMPLVFPDYHAEAPGGAQGGRSMVARPFDGRELGDQIKTLGMPLPELTVFGMMLGSGKDIVHFMRATKSLSSAVYVAKRLSRHLMDVLRYGRGMTLTNGNALAGRLAKSAQDLKIPMWLSSPVRELTVENGTVTGAIVARDGRDVRIRARQGVVLACGGFPHDVERRKKMFPHAPTGNEHFSPGPTGNTGDGLRLAERAGGHVEDRLPNAAAWVPVSVTKRKDGSHGVMPHFIDRAKPGVIAVMRDGKRFANEGNSYHDFVQAMVKAAKPGEEIAAYLVCDHQTLRKYGLGCVPPFPMPLGHHLKTGYLMRGETLEALAAKAGIDASAFTETVKQFNATAPQGHDAAFGKGSKAYNRYQGDALHGPNPCVAPIENGPFYAIKMVVGDLGTYAGIVTDENARALDAEGRVIPGLYAAGNDMASIMGGNYPGAGITLGPALTFGYIAGRHLADSAAKRNAA; this is translated from the coding sequence ATGACCGGCAACGAGCGCAACGAGACTTACGAGTGCGATGTGCTCGTGGCCGGATCGGGCTGCTCCGGCATGTCGGCCGCCATCACCGCGCGCTATCACGGCCTCGACGTGCTGATCGTCGAGAAGGAGCCGCGCTTCGGAGGCACCACCGCCCGCTCCGGCGGCTGGCTCTGGATTCCCGGTACCTCGCTGGCCAAGGCCTATGGCATCGAGGAGACACCGGAGCAGGCGCGGACTTACCTGCGGCACGAAGCCGGCAACAACTTTGACGCCGCGCGCGTCGATGCATTCCTGAGCGCCGGGCCCGAGGCGATCGATTTTTTCACCAGCAAGACGGCGCTCCGTTTCGACATGCCGCTGGTGTTCCCGGACTACCACGCCGAGGCGCCCGGCGGCGCCCAGGGTGGTCGTTCGATGGTGGCGCGCCCGTTCGACGGCCGCGAACTCGGCGACCAGATCAAGACCCTCGGCATGCCCCTGCCCGAGCTGACCGTATTCGGCATGATGCTCGGATCCGGCAAAGACATCGTCCATTTCATGCGCGCGACGAAGTCCCTAAGCTCGGCGGTCTATGTCGCAAAGCGCCTGTCGCGGCATCTGATGGACGTACTGCGCTATGGCCGCGGCATGACGCTGACCAACGGCAATGCGCTCGCCGGGCGCCTGGCAAAATCGGCCCAGGACCTGAAGATACCGATGTGGCTGTCCTCGCCGGTGCGCGAGCTCACTGTCGAGAACGGCACTGTCACGGGCGCCATTGTCGCCCGCGACGGACGCGACGTCCGCATTCGTGCGAGACAAGGCGTCGTGCTCGCCTGCGGCGGTTTCCCGCATGATGTCGAACGGCGCAAGAAGATGTTCCCGCACGCGCCGACCGGGAACGAGCATTTTTCGCCGGGACCGACCGGCAACACCGGCGATGGGCTGCGGCTCGCAGAACGCGCCGGCGGACATGTCGAGGACAGGCTGCCGAACGCGGCAGCCTGGGTCCCGGTCTCGGTCACCAAGCGCAAGGACGGCTCACACGGCGTGATGCCGCATTTCATCGACCGCGCCAAACCCGGCGTGATCGCGGTGATGCGTGACGGCAAGCGCTTTGCCAACGAGGGCAATTCCTATCACGACTTCGTCCAGGCCATGGTCAAGGCGGCGAAACCCGGCGAGGAGATCGCGGCGTACCTGGTCTGCGATCACCAGACCCTGCGCAAATACGGCCTCGGCTGCGTGCCGCCGTTCCCGATGCCGCTGGGTCATCACCTCAAGACGGGATATCTCATGCGCGGCGAGACACTGGAGGCACTCGCGGCAAAAGCGGGTATCGATGCCAGCGCGTTTACCGAGACCGTCAAGCAGTTCAATGCGACCGCACCACAGGGACACGACGCAGCCTTCGGCAAGGGCTCCAAGGCCTATAACCGCTACCAGGGCGATGCGCTGCACGGCCCGAACCCCTGCGTCGCGCCGATCGAGAACGGCCCGTTCTACGCCATCAAGATGGTGGTCGGCGATCTCGGCACCTATGCCGGCATCGTCACCGACGAGAACGCGCGGGCGCTCGATGCGGAGGGACGGGTGATTCCCGGGCTCTATGCCGCCGGCAACGACATGGCGAGCATCATGGGCGGCAATTATCCGGGCGCCGGCATCACGCTTGGGCCGGCGCTGACCTTCGGCTACATTGCCGGCCGTCACCTCGCCGACAGCGCCGCCAAGCGCAACGCGGCGTAA
- a CDS encoding ABC transporter substrate-binding protein — protein MRGFLACAMLAAMTSAAMTTVANAQISDDAVRIGVLTDLSSWGRDNSGPGSVEAAKMALEEFGPTVLGKPIEIISADHQMKTDVGVQIVRGWFDNGKVDAVVDIPNSGIAIAVHNMVRERNKIALLSGPGASSLTDELCSPNTVHFTYDTYALSKVTASAVIKEGGKSWYFITADYAFGQQLEKDATRFINEMGGKVLGGVKHPTNTADFSSFALQAQSSKSDVVAFANAGQDTDNAIKQSGEFGLVQGGQKLVGLLMFDTDVHAIGLKSAQGTYMTTASYWNMDEATRAWSRKFYERTKVMPTMIQTGVYGSVLHYLKAIKAAGTDDPAKAMAKMRELPIEDTFVHGGRLREDGRVIRDMYLAKVKTPEQSKEPWDYLEIIKTVKGEDAFRPVSESKCPLLKK, from the coding sequence ATGAGAGGGTTTTTGGCCTGCGCCATGCTCGCGGCCATGACTTCGGCTGCCATGACCACCGTTGCGAACGCGCAAATCTCCGACGACGCCGTGCGGATCGGCGTGCTGACGGATCTGTCGAGCTGGGGCCGCGACAACAGCGGGCCGGGCTCCGTGGAGGCCGCGAAAATGGCCTTGGAGGAATTCGGGCCCACCGTGCTCGGCAAGCCGATCGAGATCATCAGCGCCGATCACCAGATGAAGACCGATGTTGGCGTGCAGATTGTGCGCGGCTGGTTCGACAACGGCAAGGTCGATGCCGTCGTCGACATCCCCAATTCCGGCATCGCGATCGCCGTCCACAATATGGTGCGCGAGCGCAACAAGATTGCGCTGCTCTCCGGGCCCGGCGCGAGTTCGCTGACCGACGAGCTTTGCAGCCCGAACACCGTGCACTTCACCTACGATACCTACGCGCTGTCGAAGGTGACGGCCTCCGCCGTGATCAAGGAAGGCGGAAAATCCTGGTACTTCATCACGGCCGACTACGCCTTCGGGCAGCAGCTCGAGAAGGATGCCACGCGCTTCATCAACGAGATGGGCGGCAAGGTTTTGGGCGGCGTGAAGCACCCCACCAATACGGCCGATTTCTCGTCCTTTGCACTCCAGGCGCAAAGCTCGAAATCGGACGTCGTCGCTTTCGCCAATGCGGGCCAGGACACCGACAATGCCATCAAGCAGTCCGGCGAGTTCGGCCTGGTGCAGGGTGGCCAGAAGCTGGTCGGCCTCCTGATGTTCGACACCGATGTCCACGCGATCGGCCTCAAATCCGCGCAGGGTACCTACATGACCACGGCCTCGTACTGGAACATGGACGAGGCGACCCGCGCATGGTCGCGGAAATTCTACGAGCGCACCAAGGTGATGCCGACCATGATTCAGACCGGCGTCTACGGCTCGGTGCTGCATTATCTCAAGGCCATCAAGGCCGCCGGCACCGATGATCCCGCCAAGGCCATGGCCAAGATGCGCGAGCTGCCGATCGAAGATACATTCGTTCATGGCGGACGCTTGCGCGAGGACGGCCGCGTCATTCGCGACATGTATCTCGCCAAGGTGAAAACACCCGAGCAGTCCAAGGAACCGTGGGATTATTTGGAGATCATCAAGACGGTGAAGGGCGAGGACGCCTTCCGCCCGGTCTCCGAGTCGAAATGTCCGTTGCTCAAGAAGTGA